The genomic region GCGCGCGCAGGCCGGACGAGCTGACCAGGGTGGTCGCCACCGGGCCGGGCCGGTGGCGGAGCACCTGATCGGCGAGGAGCAGGCCGATCTCGTCGCCGGTGAGCAACCGCCCGCCCACCGCGACGGCGCAGCGGTCCGCGTCGGGATCGGTTGCCAGCACCAGATCCGCGCCGATGCGGTCTCCGAGAGCCAGCGCCCGGTCCATCGTGCCCGCCTCCTCGGGGTTCGGCCGGGAGACGGTCGGGAAGTCCGGATCGGGTTCGGCCTGCTCGTCGACGAGTGCCGGGGCCGCGAGCCCGGCGGCGGCGAAGACGGCGGCGAGAGTCCGGGCGCCGACCCCGTGCAGCGGGGTGTACGCGACGATCGCCGGCACGGGCACGGGCACGGGCTCGGGCTCGGGCTCATCCGGGCCGGCCGTCGGCGCAGGGTCGGCCGTCGGTGCCAGGTCGAGGACTGCCGCCACGGCGGCGTGGATGTAGTCCTCGACGAGCCGTCCGTCGAGCTGGCGCCAGGTCTCGGCCATCGGTATTGCGGCGGCCGGACCGGCGGCGGCGATGCGCCGTTCGATGTCGGCGTCGGCGGGGGCGACGAGTTGCGCACCGCGACCCGGGTCCGGCTCGGCGCCACCCAGGTAGACCTTGTAGCCGTTGTCGGTGGCCGGATTATGGCTGGCGGTGACCATCACGCCGGCGTCGGCGCGCAGGTGACGCACGGCGAAGGCCAGCACCGGCGTGGGCAGCGGCTCGGGCAGGACCAGGGCGCGCAGCCCGGCCCCGGCGAGGACCCGCGCGCTGTCCAGCGCGAACGCCTCGCTGCGGTGCCGAGCGTCGTAGCCGATGACGACCAGGGCAGGCGCGGCCGGGGTGCCACCCCCCGCTCCCGCCTGCGCTCCCGCCCGCGCCGTCGTGTCTGCCTGGGCGCCCGCCGGCGCGACCGCCTCTGCCGGCACCGTGGCGCGCAGCCAGGCGGCCAGGCCGGCGGCGGTACGGCGCACCACGGCCGTGTTCATCCCGCCGGGTCCGGCCCGCAGCGGCCCGCGCAGCCCCGCCGTCCCGAACCGCAACGGCGCCCGGAACCGGTCGGCGAGTTCGTCGAGCGCCGCCGGGTCGCGGACGGCCTCGGCGCACAGCCGGGTCAGCTCGGCCCGGTCCGCGTCGTCCGGGTCGTCGGCGAGCC from Frankia alni ACN14a harbors:
- a CDS encoding phospho-sugar mutase, whose translation is MTASATDLPPGLPDPLAGRVRAWLADDPDDADRAELTRLCAEAVRDPAALDELADRFRAPLRFGTAGLRGPLRAGPGGMNTAVVRRTAAGLAAWLRATVPAEAVAPAGAQADTTARAGAQAGAGGGTPAAPALVVIGYDARHRSEAFALDSARVLAGAGLRALVLPEPLPTPVLAFAVRHLRADAGVMVTASHNPATDNGYKVYLGGAEPDPGRGAQLVAPADADIERRIAAAGPAAAIPMAETWRQLDGRLVEDYIHAAVAAVLDLAPTADPAPTAGPDEPEPEPVPVPVPAIVAYTPLHGVGARTLAAVFAAAGLAAPALVDEQAEPDPDFPTVSRPNPEEAGTMDRALALGDRIGADLVLATDPDADRCAVAVGGRLLTGDEIGLLLADQVLRHRPGPVATTLVSSSGLRALARSWGVEYRETLTGFKWIMRADPGLVFGYEEALGYALVPDLVRDKDGITAALAVTLIAAAAKRRGRTLLDLLDELAARIGVHETGQRSVRFADAARIATAMRRLRAQPPPRLADRAVTGRRDLLDDGVPPTADALPTADALPSADILVLFLGDDRVTFRPSGTEPKLKVYLEVVEPVDDTATPQNTEDTEDTEDTENTENTENTVVSAVTAARERARSRLAELTAAVDDLLGQLG